A genomic region of Arachis stenosperma cultivar V10309 chromosome 9, arast.V10309.gnm1.PFL2, whole genome shotgun sequence contains the following coding sequences:
- the LOC130947764 gene encoding glycolipid transfer protein 1: MEGTVFAAALEGMKVVKSEQGEILSQPFLDVCKQILPVIDKFGAAMALVKSDIGGNISRLESKYSTNPSGFNHLYSLVQTEVESNTAKSSSSCTNGLLWLTRAMDFLVALFRNLIEHEDWSMSQACTDSYNKTLKKWHGWLASSSFTLAMKLAPDRKKFMDVISGSGDITADIESFCTNFSPLLEENHKFLARFGLDEMKAS; encoded by the exons ATGGAGGGGACTGTTTTTGCCGCTGCGTTGGAAGGAATGAAGGTTGTAAAGTCTGAACAAGGAGAAATCCTGTCCCAGCCTTTCTTGGATGTATGCAAGCAAATACTGCCTGTTATAG ATAAATTTGGAGCAGCCATGGCCCTTGTAAAATCTGACATAGGTGGTAACATATCG AGATTGGAATCTAAATATTCCACCAATCCATCCGGATTCAACCATCTGTACAGTTTGGTACAAACAGAAGTTGAAAGTAACACGGCTAAGTCATCATCCAGTTGTACCAATGGACTTCTTTGGCTTACAAG GGCAATGGATTTCTTGGTGGCATTGTTCCGAAATTTAATCGAGCATGAAGATTGGTCAATGTCACAAGCATGTACAGATTCATATAACAAGACTTTAAAGAAGTGGCATGGCTGGCTTGCTAGTTCAAGCTTCACG CTAGCAATGAAGCTGGCTCCTGATAGGAAGAAATTCATGGATGTGATATCAGGTTCTGGTGATATCACCGCTGACATAGAGAGCTTTTGTACAAACTTCTCTCCTCTCCTTGAAGAGAATCACAAGTTTCTG GCTCGTTTTGGCTTGGATGAAATGAAGGCATCATGA